GGAAAAGGACCAATGTCTACTCCTCCGCTCTGACTTCCCGCCGTACCAAAAATATCCTGATGGCGAATGCCTAAATAAAGGGCTCCATGTCCACCCATGCTTAAACCTGAGATTGCTCTACCTTCTTTAGAAGAAATAGTTCTATAATGAGTATCCACATAAGGGATTAATTCTTGGGTGATATACGTTTCGTACTTGGAGGTGGCATCCTCAGGACTGTCCCAATACCAACTATCAAAATTGCCATCAGGAGTCACTATGATTAATTGGTACTGCTCAGCCAATTCTTCAATTTGGGGTGCCCCCTCTAGCCAAGACTTATAGTTTCCAGAATATCCATGTAAAAGATAAACTACAGGATAGGATTTGTCGGAAGAGTAGGAATTGGGAGTGATAACCAAGGCTTTAATTTCCTTGTTCATTGCCTTACTAAAGGTAGCTACCGTGTCAACGGAAGCAAGTAAAGAATTAATGAAAAGGAAGAGAATGAAAGGGGTGAGAAGTAGTTTTTTTGATAGAGCCATTCCAAAAAGGAGTTA
This genomic stretch from Algoriphagus halophilus harbors:
- a CDS encoding alpha/beta hydrolase — translated: MALSKKLLLTPFILFLFINSLLASVDTVATFSKAMNKEIKALVITPNSYSSDKSYPVVYLLHGYSGNYKSWLEGAPQIEELAEQYQLIIVTPDGNFDSWYWDSPEDATSKYETYITQELIPYVDTHYRTISSKEGRAISGLSMGGHGALYLGIRHQDIFGTAGSQSGGVDIGPFPENWNMKKYLGEKSAFPERWRAYSVMGQLHLLSRDNLPLVIHCGTGDFFYQVNLKLHEELTYLNIPHTFTSNPGAHNWDYWKESVQYQLLYFHNFFQSED